A portion of the Cervus elaphus chromosome X, mCerEla1.1, whole genome shotgun sequence genome contains these proteins:
- the LOC122689222 gene encoding odorant-binding protein-like has product MKVLFLTLVLGLVCSCQESPAGPHHSQLSGEWKTHYIASNNPEKTSENGPFNVYLRSINFNDKGDSLVFHFFLKHNGECIESSVTGTQIGNNVYTADYSGVNRFSFILVSDDGLIVISENEDEAGKTSRLIGLLGKEDNVDDHDLERFKEEIRKFGIPEENIVDFTKGDDC; this is encoded by the exons ATGAAGGTCCTGTTTCTGACTTTGGTCCTTGGTCTGGtctgttcttgccaggagagtcCAGCTGGGCCACACCACTCACAG CTTTCAGGAGAATGGAAAACCCATTACATCGCCTCCAATAACCCAGAGAAGACCAGTGAGAATGGGCCATTCAATGTTTATCTTCGCAGCATCAACTTTAATGACAAAGGGGACTCCCTTGTCTTCCACTTCTTTCTCAA GCACAACGGGGAATGCATAGAGTCGTCTGTTACTGGAACACAGATAGGAAACAACGTTTACACGGCTGACT ATTCGGGAGTCAATCGATTCTCCTTTATTCTGGTGTCCGACGATGGTCTGATAGTGATTTCTGAAAATGAGGATGAAGCAGGCAAGACATCCAGACTCATCGGGCTCTTGG GCAAAGAAGATAATGTCGACGATCACGACCTGGAGAGATTCAAGGAGGAGATTAGAAAATTTGGGATTCCAGAGGAAAATATTGTGGATTTCACCAAGGGTG ATGACTGTTAG
- the LOC122690651 gene encoding LOW QUALITY PROTEIN: homer protein homolog 2-like (The sequence of the model RefSeq protein was modified relative to this genomic sequence to represent the inferred CDS: deleted 1 base in 1 codon), with the protein MGEQPIFTTRAHVFQIDPSTKKNWVPASKQAVTVSYFYDVTRNSYRIISVDGAKVIINSTITPNMTFTKTSQKFGQWADSRANTVFGLGFSSEQQLTKFAEKFQEVKEAARLARDKSQEKIETSSNHSQASSVNGTDDEKASCAGAADTHLKSENDKLKIALTQSAANVKKWGIELQTLRESNARLTSALQESAASVEQRKRQFSLCRDENDRLRNKIDELEAQCSEINREKDNTQLKRRIEELESELREKETELTDLRKQSEIIPQLTSECEYVSEKLEAAERDNQNLEDKVRSLKTDIEESKYRQRHLKVELKSFLEVLDGKIDDLHDFRRGLSKLGADN; encoded by the exons ATGGGAGAACAGCCCATCTTCACCACCCGAGCACATGTCTTCCAGATCGACCCCAGCACCAAGAAGAACTGGGTGCCTGCAAGCAAGCAAGCTGTCACCGTCTCCTACTTCTACGATGTCACAAGAAACAGCTATCGGATCATCAGTGTGGATGGAGCCAAGGTGATCATCAACAGCACAATCACGCCCAACATGACTTTCACCAAAACGTCACAGAAGTTCGGGCAGTGGGCGGACAGCAGAGCCAACACGGTGTTTGGTTTGGGGTTTTCCTCGGAGCAGCAGCTGACAAAGTTTGCAGAGAAATTCCAGGAAGTGAAAGAAGCTGCCAGACTAGCCAGAGACAAATCCCAGGAGAAAATTGAGACTTCGAGCAATCATTCCCAAGCATCCAGTGTCAATGGGACAGACGATGAGAAGGCCTCTTGTGCGGGTGCTGCCGACACACACCTCAAGTCCGAGAATGACAAGCTGAAGATCGCTCTGACCCAGAGTGCCGCCAACGTGAAGAAGTGGGGGATTGAGCTGCAGACCCTGAGAGAAAGC AATGCGCGGCTGACCTCGGCGCTGCAGGAGTCGGCGGCCAGCGTGGAGCAGCGGAAGCGCCAGTTCTCACTGTGCCGAGACGAGAACGACCGGCTCCGGAACAAGATTGACGAGCTGGAAGCTCAGTGCAGCGAGATCAACAGAGAGAAGGACAATACCCAGTTGAAGAGAAGGATTGAGGAGCTAGAATCAGAACTCCGAGAAAAGGAGACGGAGTTGACAGACCTCCGGAAACAAAGTGAAATCATACCTCAGCTCACGTCAGAGTGTGAATACGTCTCTGAGAAGTTAGAGGCAGCAGAGAGAGACAATCAGAACCTGGAGGACAAAGTGCGGTCCCTGAAGACGGACATCGAGGAGAGCAAGTACCGACAGCGCCACCTGAAGGTGGAGCTGAAGAGCTTCTTGGAGGTGCTGGACGGCAAGATTGACGACCTTCACGACTTCCGCCGGGGCCTCTCCAAGCTGGGTGCCGACAACTAG